The uncultured Dysgonomonas sp. genome contains the following window.
ATACTGTCATAGTCCTATACCTTGTTTGCCAGGCTGTACTTAGCCATGCCCCGCGGAATTCTCTTTTGGGGTGGGCTATATCGGTAAATGTAACACGTTGTTGCTGGGTTTTACAGGACGACAGTATAGATAGAACTATAACTGTCAGGAGCAGATGAAGGGCTTTATTTTTATTCATGGAGTCTGTTTAAAATATGTATTTATTTTTTATAGTGTAAATAAACTTTCACCGGATAATGGTCTGATGGCAAACGGGTTTCTGCTTCAGTTGAGAACACTTCTTTCGGGAAATCCCCGACATGCAGTTCTTCGCTGTTTTCTATCGGAACACGGTATGTATCAGTGAGTACACCATAGCGATCAACTTCAAATCTGCCGCTTACGAATATATGGTCGATACGGCTGTTAGTCATCAGGTTAGGCTTGAATGCGTTGAATGTACCATTCAGTGCATAGCGAACTCCGGCTTTCTCATACGAATCGAACAGGATATTCGAATTTGCCAATAGTTTATAACTTTCGTGAGTCTGGTCTACATTGAAGTCGCCTGTCAGTATTACAGCATCTTTACCGCACATTTCCTCTATCTTTTTCAGTACCAGTTGTGCGCTGTGCCTGCGCGCTTCTACACCTACATGGTCCATGTGCAGATTGAAGAACCAAATTTTTTTCTTCTTTTTCCTATCTTTAAATTCGGCCCATGTACAGATGCGCGGCAGGGCTGCATCCCAGCCTTTATTCGGAAAGTCTGTTTGTTCGGCCATCCAGAAATGCCCTGATTTCAGCAGTTCAAACCTGTCCTTTTTGTAAAATATAGGAGCATATTCTCCTGCGGTTTTCCCATCGTCACGGCCAACCCCTACATATCCGTACTGAGGTAATTCACGTTGCAGGTCTTCCAGTTGATTGTGAAGCACTTCCTGCGTGCCCAGAATGTCAAAATCGTTGAACGAGATCAACTTTGTGATTACAGGATAACGGCGCTCCCATCCGTTGCCTTTCTGCGCATCACCCTGATTATTGTAACGGATGTTATAACTGCCTACTACTAAATCCTGCGCATAGATAAAACTCACACATAGGAATACAAAAACCGATAAAGAAATAGTTTTTTTCATAAGGAAAAATATATCAGAAGTAATAATCGTTAATATGTACTTACAAAAGTAGGAATAATAACTAAGATGTCTTTTATATAAAGTAAAGTAAACGCATGATTATATAAAATTTGAGTTCAAATCAGCTATTTATTAAAAAGGTAACAAAGGTAACACATGTTTCAGTTAACAGTCAACAGTTAGCAGTTAACAGAAATACAGTTTTCCAACTTATTGCTTATTGTTTAAGACTCATTACTTGTTGAAAAGGTAACAAAAGTAACAGATATATCATTAAATAGTCAACAATTAGAACTCCTTTATACTTATTACTCAATACTTACTACTTTGAAAAGGTAACAAAGGTTACACTTTTTTACTTATTATTTCTACCCTCTCTGTAAGTCCCCCAAGGGGCAGGGCTGTTAAGTTCTATTTTTTTTACCCTCTGTGTCATGTTGAACGGAGTGAAACATCTCGTTTTTCAGGGTCGGGATCCTTCGTTTCACTCAGGATGACAGCAGAAAATAACAGAACAAAGTAGAGAACTAAACAACCCTGCCCCTTGGGGGATTTAGGGGGCTGTTCATTCTTTCAAAGAACTATAGCTAATAGTCTTTAGCTATCAGCTCTAATTATATAGATAAACTTTCCTAAAACTTATTACACGTTTGCCCTGTTTACATAAATACCTTATTTTTGTTATAGCTAAAAAGATACCCATGAAACAGATTTTACCGTATATATTATTTCTCCTTTTTGCGACTTCAATATTCGCCGGTGAACCGATAAGGATAGGTGTGATAACTGATACGCATTACCTTTCGGAAAAGCTGATGGATGATGGTTATGCATTACAGGATTATATACAGGTGAGCGGGAAAAATATAAAAGATGCCCCCGCAGTATTGGATAAAGTATTAGATGATTATCTGCATAGCGATATACAAGTATTGCTGGTAAGCGGTGATATGACAAAAGACGGCGAAAAACAGAGCCATCTTGATTTTGTAAATAAATTGAAACCCTTACAGGATAAGGGAGTAAAAGTATTCGTTATACCCGGCAACCACGATATAAATATGCCTAACTCTGTAGAGTTTAAAGGAAATAAGACGCTGCCTGTATCGAATGTTACTCCCAAAGAATTCACGGATATTTATGCTTCATGCGGATACAATAATGCTTTACTGAGAGATACGGCGTCGTTGAGCTATGTGGCTCTACTCGATGCTCATACCTGGCTTGTGGCCATAGATGCGGCAAGGTATAAAGAATATAAGACCCGGAGTATTTCGGGCGGAAAGATCTCTTCTGATACCGAAAAGTGGCTTGTTGAAGTTTTGGATGAAGCCAGGTTGCAGAATGTAACTGTAATAGGTATGATGCACTGGGGGCTAACAGAGCACATCGTATACCAGTCTATGTTCTTCAAAGATTATCTGGTAGATGACTGGAAGCGTCTTGCAAATCTTTTTGCCGATAAAGGTATGAAAGCCGTTTTTACCGGTCATTTCCATTCCAATGATATATCGGCCTTTACCTCTGATAAAGGAAATACGATTTATGATATTGAGACCGGGACATTATCCGGCTATCCCTTTTCTTATCGCTTTATAGAATTGAGTGAAAAAGGGATGGATATAAAAACAAAAAATGTAACTTCGTTACCGGATAATCCGGCATTGGCAGAAGAGGATAAACAGCGTATGCAGTCTTTATCTAATAAATTAGCTGTTCAAAAGCTGAAAGGGATGGGTTATAATTTACCCGATGATGTATCGAAGCAATTCGCAGACGTGTTGTCCCAGATATTTGTATTACATCTGTACGGAGATGAAAAGCCGGATGAGAAATTGAAACAATCGATGCTCAGATTATCCAAAGCAATGGAAACCCCGATGGATATGGAAGATTTGCAGATCGACTTTCCTCCTGCCGATAATAATGTACAGATCGCTTTTTGATGAAATTATATAGAAAACACAATAAACTACTATCTATGATTAAAAGATTGATTATTTCTCTACTCATTTTTATTCCTTTGGTATCTTTTTCCCAAAATGTAAATAATTCCGATAAATTAATACCTTTTCCTGATAGCCGGACAGGTAAGGTCGGATATGGAAATGCCAAACTGGGTGTTGTTGTAAAACCTCAGTTTACATCAGGAGGTTATGATATAAACGGTTATTATGTGGTTTCGAAAGGGAAGGCTTTGGAGCCCGATGAAAAGTTTGCAGTGATAGACCGAGCAGGGAATTACTATATCAATTTTAAAGAAGGATATGAATTTATTGCTCTTGGCAACGAAGAGAATAAAGATCTCATAATGGTAAAGAAAAAAGGTAAATATGGTTATATCGACTATAATAAAGTAGTTGTTATACCTTTGATTTATGATAATCTGGGCGATTTTCATGCAGGGTTGGCCTATGCCGAGCAGGGAGGAAAATATGGATTCATTAATAAAAAAGGAGAAGCAGCCATTGACTTCGCATATGAAGGTGCTGGTGATTTCAGGACGTTGAAGTCCGGTGAATATTATGCACGGGTGGAGACAAATGATAAATATGGCTGTATAAATCTAAAAGGGGAGTTTATCATCCCTTGCGAATACGACTTTATAGAAACAAGCCAGGTAAATACGATTGCTGCGACGAAGGGCGACGAAATATATCATTTCGATATAAACGGCAAACTGGAGAAGAAAGAAAAAGCGCAGAACAATATAAAATAAATAATATCCGCAATGCTACAATTATCATTATATCCGGATCAGATAGAAGCCGGATGCGACGAAGCTGGGAGAGGATGTCTGGCTGGGCCTGTATTTGCTGCTGCTGTGATACTACCGAAGGATTTTGAATGTGAGAAACTAAACGATTCTAAGCAGCTGACCGAAAAAGAACGATATAACCTGCGTCCTCTTATCGAGGAGAAAGCTTTAGCCTGGGCTGTAGGAATTGTGGATCATAAGGAGATAGATAAGATAAATATACTGAATGCATCTTTTCTGGCTATGCAGCGGGCTGTAGCTTCATTGAAGATCAGGCCGCAGCATTTATTGATCGACGGCAACAGGTTTAAGAAATATGAGGATATACCCCATACATGTGTGGTGAAGGGGGATGGTAAGTTACTGCCTATTGCAGCAGCATCTATTCTTGCCAAGACATATAGGGACGATTATATGGAGAAACTGCATGGAGAGTATCCCTTGTATGACTGGGATCATAATAAGGGCTATCCTACGAAGAAGCATCGTCTTGCTATAAAGGCGCATGGGGTGACTCCCTATCACCGGCTTACATTTAATCTTACAGAAAGGCAGCTGAAACTTGAATTTTAATAGAAAAAAATAATACTTAATATCGAGGTCTTAGTGGCCGAATTTTCCTTCGAAATCTTTTGAAATTTCATTCAGAAAATATAGTGTACTTTTACGTGTATTTACTCTGAATTCCTGTATATTATCATTAAGTTCGAGAGCATTGTCGGTAATGAAGTCTTCAGCTCTGATTATGCGTGGCAGCAGTTTATTGTTTGCATGGTTCTCATATAAATAAGATATATCGGTAACCTCCAATATGCATTTATCCTGAAACAGGAATCCGTTTATACGGTATCTCATAATCATTTTTTCGCGTACACCTTTCGAATTTGCGGGCAGAAGTAGTTCTATCCTAGATTTAGCAATAAACTCATTGTTCTTCGTATCGTGACGTACACTTGATATGAAAGGGTCTTTGCCATAATTAATGATAGCCCACTCCTTTAGTATCTTATAGTTGGCATCTTTAGAAATATCTTTTTGGGCCGAAATCTCTTTCAGAAATGTAACTTTTCCTTCAATAACGGGAACGTTAATGAAACTCTCACCCGATCTGACAACCTGAGAGAAACATACGGCAGAGAGCATGAAACAAATAGTATAGAGTATTAGTTTTTTCATAGTTTGAGTCATTTGTGTGCTGCAAATATAGGAATATATTTGAAAACTCAAAGAACGAGAAGACTCTATTTCATTTTACGATTGTATGGCTTCCAGGTGATTTTTTAATGTATTAGAATACATTTCCAGCATCTTATCCCACACAAAGTCATAGTCGATATAATCGAGATCTATTTTCTGTATTTGCTTATCCAGATAAGATTTAAAGCTTTCCAACTGCTCGGATGTATACTTATCATTGAACTTACTTACTTTGTAAAACATGTCATAGGCCATGTAATTACATGGGAATATTTCATAGTTGGAGTGTATCTCCTTATCAATGATTTTTGCAGCCAGTTCGGGCTGTAAACGTTTGTCGGGCTCAGTAATCTTATCCAGTTCAGGATTGATACAGTTTCCGAAGCGGAATATTACATTCCCTTTTTGTCCCAGTATGCCGATTTCCATATTCAGAAGATCGTCTCGTTGAGATTTTTTGAAGTCAGGATCATCGCGTTTTTGTTGAAATTCTTTGGCTTTCAGATAATCACACGGGTCATATTCATATGAAATAGACAGTGGTATAAGATTCAGTTCTTTCAGACTTTCAATGAACGGCTTATCTTCCGGATATAATGCCAACATTTTCAACAGGCTGTCCTGTGTTCTGTCATCTGAATTTTTAGCCCGGCCTTCACGCTGTGCGATCCATACCGATTCACCTTTCGATGATATTACATGATGGATATATTCAGATAGGTGCTTGGATGCGGTGAGTCTTTCTTTTATAGAAAGGCCGCGCCTTACTATAAAGCTCTTATTGAGTCTCACCAGCTTATCTATCCAGGGATGGATAAGCAGATTGTCGCCAATGGCGATTTCTGTTGTTTTGAATCCTTCCTTGTGACGGAGTATATTCAACAATCCGGCATCCAGTACAATATCCCTATGGTTGGATAGAAAGAGGTGTTGTACCGATTTGTCGATGGTTTCCCATTTATCACCTTTGATACTGGTTGCTACTTTCATGCCCAGCATTGTTACCACCGGGTATATCATCTCTGCCTGAAACTGTTCTTTGGATTTATATCTCAGCATTTCGGCCGAAAATTCATCCCAGTCTATATTCGGTATTATATATTTTACAGCGTGCTGGAATCCCGGATCTACCAGTATATCCTGAATGGCTTGTTCCACCTCATGGTCGTATAGAGGTGCTATGTCGTCAAATTTATTACTCATAACCGTAGGTAATCGTAAGTATTAATGATATATTCTAAAGTTATAACTGCTCATTGTATTTATACTTAACAAAGCAATAAAAAGGTCTGTGACCTAAAATTCAATTCGCGTTAAATTCGTTTTCTATAATTTCTGTCAGCACATCAGTTATATTTAATCCTGCTGCAGCTACCTGCTGAGGAATAAAACTGGTCTGTGTCATGCCGGGAACGGTATTTACTTCCAGTAAGTACGGCATATTGTCGGAGATGATAAAATCTACTCTGATAATACCTTTGGCTCCTACCATATCATATATGTTGCGAGTTAATCGCTGTATCTCATTTGTCATTTCATCCGGTATGCGGGCAGGGGTAATTTCCTCTACCTGGCCCTCATATTTAGCTTCATAGTTAAAGAATTCATTCGGAGTGACTACTTCCGTAATAGGAAAGACCACTTCTTTACCCTTTATTTTATAACAGCCGCAGGTGACTTCTTGTCCACTGATAAAGCTCTCGATAATTACTTCGGGTGTTTCGCCGAACGCAATGTCTATAGCTTTTTGCAGTTGTTCTATCGATTTTACTTTCGTTGTAGCAAAACTCGAACCTCCTGTGTTTGGTTTTACAAACATAGGAAATCCCAGCTTTGCAGCAATGTCATCTATGCTGCAACTTGTATCTTTATTCAAATATAACGAATCTGCGACTCTTATCCCAAAGTTTTTAAGAAAATTATTGCAGACAAATTTGTTCATGGTCAAAGAAGAAGCCATCATGCCGCAGGTAGAGTAGGGGATGTTGAGCATATCGAAGTAGCCTTGCAAGCGGCCATCTTCGCCTGGTGTACCATGTATAATAATGAACGCAAAGTCAAATTTTATTTTCCCGCCCTTTTCCGGACATGTATAGCTAAAATCGTTTTTATCGACAGCATATGTCACACCGTCTGCTTCGACAGTCCAGCTTTCCCTAACTATTCTAACTTTGTGAATATTGTATTTTTCTTTATCCAAAAAGGAATAAACGCCGGACATACTTTTTTCCGATACTACTATTTCGGAAGAATATCCTCCCCATACTATGGCGATGTTTCGTTTCATTGGTCGATTAAACTTGATAGTTAAGGTCACAGACCTGATTTATTATTTTTATATGTAAAACAATAACTGATCGTTATGTTTATAAATCCTTTTCAATTCCTTCTTATATTTCCCTGTTGGCTATATATCCCCGCCATTTCTCTAGCAGTTGGCCCATATCATCCGGTATAGGCGCTTCGAACATAAGTTCTTCGCCCGTACGTGGTTGTATGAAGCCCAGTGTCTGCGCATGTAGCGCCTGGCGTGGACATATGTTGAAGCAATTCTGAACGAACTGCTTGTATTTTGCAAAATGAGTTCCTTTCAGTACCTCGTTGCCTCCGTACCGTTCGTCGTTGAACAATGTATGTCCTATATATTTCATATGCACACGTATCTGATGTGTACGGCCTGTTTCTAAGCGGCATTGTACCAATGTTACGTAACCAAGGCGTTCAAGTACCTTGTAATGTGTGACCGCAGATTTACCGTGTTCCCCGTCTTTGAAAACGGTCATTAACATACGGTCTTTCAGATCGCGGCCGATATTGCCTTCTATACGTCCTTCATCCTCTTCGATTGCACCCCAGACGAGCGCTACATATTGGCGCTTTGTGGTTTTGTTGAAAAACTGAGCGGATAGATGTGCTTTCGCATAAGCATTTTTTGCCACTACAATCAGTCCTGAGGTATCTTTGTCGATGCGGTGGACAATCCCCAAACGTGGGTCCTTGGCATCATATTCGGGAGTGTCTTTCAGTAGGTACGCTACAGCATTTACCAGGGTCCCCTGATAATTTCCGAATCCCGGATGTACAACAAGCCCCGGAGGTTTGTTAATCACCATCAGGTCGTCATCTTCATAAACTACATCCAGAGGGATATCTTCCGGTATTATTTCCAGTTCGCGTGGGGGGCGGTTCATCACTACGGATATAACGTCGAGCGGTTTTATCTTATAGTTTGATTTTACAGGATTATCATTTACCAGAATACAATTTGCTTCTGCAGCTTGCTGGATTCTGTTGCGTGATACACCCACGATATGCATTGCCAGATATTTGTCGATGCGTATCATACCCTGTCCCTTGTCGGCTACAAACCGGTAATGTTCGTATAGGCCCGAATCTTCCTGTCCTTCGGTTAATTCATCTTCCGGAAGGTCTTCTATGTTGTCAAAAGAATCGTTCATCATTATTGAAAGAAAGATTCATCTACATTGGTATCTGCATCGGGGATGCTGTCTTCGAGAGCTTCTCCTCCCGCACCCACAGTCATTCTCAGAGTAGAACCTTTCGGTATTTTTTGATTTGGAGACAGTGTTTGTCCTTTATATGAAACTGAGATAACGATACCGGCATATGCTGACGGCACCTCTTCTATTATGATCTTGTCAAATCCGAGCGAATTTAGCTGGGCTTCAGCCTGACGGCGCGAATAATCTTTTAGTTCGGGTATAGCCACCATCTGAATGCCTTTAGCCTGAATGGTAAGGAAAATGGTACGTCCTTCTTTTACTTTCGATTGCTCTTTGGGTGTTTGTTCTGTAATAGCTCCGGGAACACCTCCTGTTGTAAAAATAGAGTCCACAACTTCATATTGAAGGTTTGCAGCTTTGAGTATTCCTTCTGCATCTTCTACTTGTAAGCCTTTTACTGCAGGCACAACAACGGATTCGTCGTGTTTGGTATATATGCTCAAAAAGAATAATACGATAATTACCAGGACGAATCCGGCGGCAATCATCAACAATATATTCTTAACGTAAATATTGGTCAGAAATTTCGAAACAAAGCTTTTTTTCTCCATGTAAACAAATTAAGTAAGGTCATAGACCTATTCCATATTGAACGTGATGCAAAAATATTAAAAAATTACGGGTTTTGCTCCTTTTACATTACATATTTATGTTATTATAAGTAAAGATATCCCTAAAGAAAAAGGATAGCCAAAAATGACTATCCTTTTATATTAAGAATGAGTTATATCTTATTCCGATTTAGATATTGGTATCTGGCGTTTAACTCCCTGACTAAGAGAAATCATAGTCTCGGTAGCTACAACACCCGGTATATCCTGTATCTTATTATTCAACAAATCCATCAGATGCTCGTTATCGCGGGCATACAATTTGATAAGGATAGTGTATGGTCCTGTGGTAAAATGAGATTCAACGATTTCAGGAATCTTGTCCAGTTCAGGAATCACAGTCTTATACATGGAGCCTCTTTCCAGTTTTACCCCGATATATGTACACGTGTTATACCCCAATACTTTTGGATTTACAAAATAACCGGAACCTACTATCACATCCATCTCAATCATGCGTTGTACACGCTGATGAATGGCAGCACGGGAGACACCACACTCAAGAGCAACATCTTTGAATGGAATCCTCGCATTCTGAGATATAATCTCCAGTATCTTCTTATCAAGTTTGTCAATTTTCTGCATAATATGAGCGTTTTATCGTTATTTTAATCCAAATATAGGATATTTTTTATAAAAACAAGGCTTTTTGCTCGAAAATTTACATTGGATGTGCCAAAATAGTATCTAAATCTTACTTTTTGACTTATTTCTTTTCAATGTCCAATAGTTCGATATCGAAGATCAAAGTAGAGAAAGGTTTGATAGTTCCTCTGTCTTGTGCGCCATAAGCCAGATCGTAAGGGATATAAACTTGCCATTTAGATCCTACAGGCATCAATTGAAGTACTTCAGTCCATCCTTTGATAACGGCACTTACATTAAATGTAGCTGGTTCTTTTCTGTCTACAGAACTGTCGAATACAGTACCATCAAGAAGGGTACCGTGGTAGTGTACTTTCACTACATCGGTAGCTGTTGGTTTTGCACCTGTACCTTCTTTTACTATTTTGTATTGAAGTCCGTCAGGAAGAGTCACAACGCCTTCTTTGGCTTTGTTTTCATCAAGGAACTTTTGACCTGCTTCTATTTGAGGAGTATATTGTTTCTTCAACTCTTCTTCTTGTCTTGCCTGAGCTTTAGCTTGTACTTCCTGCATTTTTACCTGGAAAAGAGAAGCCGGATCGTTTACGGCAAATTTACCTTTTTTCATTGCAGTAGCCATTGCTGCTATAAAAGCGCTGGAGTTGATTTTTTCTTTCGAGTCCGGTCCGTACATTTGATTGATCAAATTAGGGAACATTTGTTTCGAAATTTGTCCTCCGACAGAAATACCGGCATAATATGCAGATTTAGAATCAGGAGCATCGATGCTTTCTTTCAGCCCTTTCAGGAATTCTGCTATATTTCTTTCGTTTACTTTTACAGTAGAGTCAAGCTTGTGTTTCATTACTTTTTGTAATGAATCTTTTTTGAAAGAATCTTGCTCTGCTTCAATTTGTCTTTTGTAAAAAGCAGTAAGACCGGTAGTATCGCTAACTACACCTAGCTGTTGTAAGTGCATAGAAAGCCCTTGGTCATACAGGCTTGCTCCAAAAGCATAAGAAATAGTATCGTTTTCGGTTTTCAATGAAGCATCTGACGAAACGCTTCCTCCACAAGATGTAAACAACGCTCCTACGGCTACGAAAGCACCAAGGGCAACAACTTGAATTTTTTTCATGTTTTAACTAAATAATTATTATTAAACAATATCTAAAATTTCTACTTCAAATATCAGGGTAGAGTTAGGTTCGATAGATTGTCCTGCTCCCGCTTTTCCATAAGCAAGATTAGAAGGAATGAATAGTTTCCATTTTGAGCCTGCAGGCATTAATTGAAGGGCTTCGACCCAACCCGGGATGACTTGGTTTACACCAAATGTGGCAGGTTGTCCGCGTTCTACCGAACTATCGAATACAGTGCCATCGATAAGAGTTCCGTGATAGTGGCATTTTACCTGGTCTGTAGCTTTCGGCTTAGAGCCGTTTCCTTCTTTCAGTATTTCGTATTGAAGACCACTTGGCAGAGTTACAACACCCGGTCTGTTTTTGTTGATTGCTAAAAACTCTTCTCCGGCTTTTAGGTTTACTTCAAGTCTTTCATCTTGCAGTTTGGTGAAATAATCGTTCATTACTTCCTTAGCCTCATCATATGACATGGCAAGCGGAGCTTCGTTTATTACATCCTGCATCCCTTTCAAGAAAGCTTCAAAATCTACTTTTTTGATACCGGAACTTAAGAAGTTATTACCAATACTTAATCCCAGAGCGTAACTGATTTTATCCATATGTATTTTTATTTTTAATTAATATTGTAAATCAGAATGATAGATAACTGATAACAAAGATTAATTGTTTATTTTAATTAGCCAACAAAAGTAATTCTTTTCGCGATACATTGGTGAAATTTATAGGCGAAAAAACTATATTTGTATGTCATACTTACATTTTTTTAATATTTATGAAACATATTGTTGTTTTATCAGGTGCCGGAATGAGTGCAGAGAGTGGTATATCCACATTCAGGGATTCTGGAGGATTGTGGGAGCAGCATTCGATAGAAGATGTAGCTACTCCTGAAGGATTCAGGCGTAATCCGCAGCTTGTTCTTGATTTTTATAATGCAAGGCGGAAAGCGGCTTTTGAAGCTAAACCCAACAAAGGGCATATCGGGTTGGCGGATATGGAAAAAGAGTATAAAGTATCGATAATCACTCAAAATGTGGATAGCCTTCATGAACGAGCGGGTAGTACCAATGTAATACATCTGCATGGCGAACTGGATAAGGTACGTTCTACGGCCGATCCTTCCATCATCTATACGCTTACTCCCGATAATGCAGAGGTTAAAGTGGGGGATAAATGTGAGAAAGGTTCACAGCTCCGACCACATATTGTCTGGTTCGGAGAGGCTGTGCCAATGATAGAAAAGGCTATAGAGGTGGTGCAGACAGCCGAT
Protein-coding sequences here:
- a CDS encoding FKBP-type peptidyl-prolyl cis-trans isomerase; this encodes MDKISYALGLSIGNNFLSSGIKKVDFEAFLKGMQDVINEAPLAMSYDEAKEVMNDYFTKLQDERLEVNLKAGEEFLAINKNRPGVVTLPSGLQYEILKEGNGSKPKATDQVKCHYHGTLIDGTVFDSSVERGQPATFGVNQVIPGWVEALQLMPAGSKWKLFIPSNLAYGKAGAGQSIEPNSTLIFEVEILDIV
- a CDS encoding NAD-dependent deacylase, whose amino-acid sequence is MKHIVVLSGAGMSAESGISTFRDSGGLWEQHSIEDVATPEGFRRNPQLVLDFYNARRKAAFEAKPNKGHIGLADMEKEYKVSIITQNVDSLHERAGSTNVIHLHGELDKVRSTADPSIIYTLTPDNAEVKVGDKCEKGSQLRPHIVWFGEAVPMIEKAIEVVQTADILVVIGTSLNVYPAAGLLNYTHRGTPVFLIDPNEVKVYQQDIHFIKKGASEGVEELRELLKKMI